In one window of Oncorhynchus kisutch isolate 150728-3 linkage group LG16, Okis_V2, whole genome shotgun sequence DNA:
- the LOC109906238 gene encoding piggyBac transposable element-derived protein 4-like, with the protein MAARFTATQVLEQILSSVDQEDYSDCQEEEEEKVSEDEDGEEYNPERREVDDASSPSSEEEQPEEEPPEDEHEDEHEEEISSAPDQREPPLLSKNGKIEWSPVAYGRHRGPLAICRTRDIASAFHLFVTPAIGRIIVEMTNLHGARKYGDGWRPMDTTDLRAYLGLLILAGVYRSRGEAAASLWDAESGRTVFRATMSLKVFHRYSRLLRFDDRHSRPARLATDKLAAIREVWDLWEARLPALYNPGPDVTVDEQLVPFRGRCPFRQYIPSKPAKYGIKSWVACDAKSSYAWKMQVYTGKAAGGGPEKNQGMRVVLDLTTGLSGRNVTCGNFFTSYDLGQRLLERNLTMVGTVRKNKAELPPVLLESSGRQVLSSRFAFTPTATLVNLAKRNKNVLLLSTLHTEGHISHRRDRKPALILDYNCNKGGVDNLDKVVGTYSCSRMTARWPLVVFHNILDVSSYIAFVIWREIKPDWMPGKRNKRRVFLEQLGKALVKPLIQRRQHLPRTEAASALVKVLQSAMAAPPDQQREGPAAGTAAAPLVAPATGASKRKRCQLCPPKKDSKTHTVCCRCMKYICCSHAYCHTCAHWAFSQDWTG; encoded by the exons ATGGCCGCGCGTTTTACGGCCACGCAGGTTCTAGAACAGATCTTGTCCAGCGTGGACCAAGAAGACTACTCGGAttgccaggaggaggaggaggaaaaggtttCGGAAGACGAAGACGGGGAGGAATACAACCCCGAGCGCCGCGAGGTCGACGatgcctcttctccctcttctgaGGAAGAGCAGCCCGAGGAAGAGCCGCCCGAGGACGAGCACGAGGACGAGCACGAGGAAGAGATCTCCTCGGCCCCGGACCAACGGGAGCCGCCGTTACTGTCGAAGAACGGCAAAATCGAGTGGTCCCCCGTGGCCTACGGCCGCCACCGCGGGCCCCTGGCGATCTGCCGG ACCCGCGACATCGCGTCCGCCTTCCACCTGTTTGTCACACCGGCGATAGGAAGGATAATTGTGGAAATGACGAACCTGCACGGGGCCAGAAAATACGGCGACGGCTGGCGACCCATGGACACCACGGACCTGCGCGCCTAC CTAGGGCTGCTGATCCTAGCGGGCGTCTACAGGTCCCGGGGCGAGGCCGCGGCAAGCCTGTGGGACGCCGAGAGCGGCAGGACCGTGTTCCGAGCCACCATGTCGCTCAAGGTCTTTCACAGGTACTCGAGGCTGCTGCGATTCGACGACCGCCACTCGAGACCCGCCAGACTCGCCACGGACAAACTCGCAGCCATACGGGAGGTCTGGGACCTGTGGGAGGCGCGGCTGCCGGCCCTCTACAACCCGGGGCCCGACGTGACGGTGGACGAGCAACTGGTCCCGTTCAGAG GCCGCTGTCCTTTCCGTCAGTACATCCCCAGCAAGCCGGCCAAATACGGCATCAAGTCGTGGGTGGCCTGCGACGCCAAGTCCAGCTacgcttggaagatgcaagtGTACACCGGCAAGGCGGCCGGCGGAGGCCCcgagaagaaccaggggatgcgCGTCGTCCTCGATCTGACAACGGGCCTGAGCGGTCGCAACGTCACCTGCGGCAACTTCTTCACCTCCTACGACCTGGGCCAGCGGCTCCTCGAGAGGAACCTCACCATGGTGGGCACGGTGAGAAAGAACAAGGCCGAGCTCCCGCCCGTGCTGCTCGAGTCCAGTGGCAGACAGGTCCTGTCCTCCAGGTTCGCCTTCACGCCCACCGCCACTCTGGTGAACCTGGCAAAGAGAAACAAGAACGTGCTACTTTTGAGCACGCTGCACACAGAGGGCCACATTAGCCATCGCCGCGACAGGAAGCCGGCCCTCATCCTAGACTACAACTGCAACAAGGGCGGCGTGGACAACCTAGACAAGGTGGTGGGCACCTACAGCTGCAGCcggatgactgcccgctggcccctggtcgTCTTCCACAACATCCTCGACGTGTCCTCCTACATCGCCTTTGTCATATGGCGAGAGATCAAGCCTGACTGGATGCCTGGCAAGCGGAATAAGCGCAGGGTGTTCCtcgagcagctgggaaaggcactcgTGAAGCCGCTGATCCAAAGAAGGCAGCATCTGCCCCGCACCGAAGCGGCGTCAGCCCTTGTCAAAGTCCTACAGAGTGCTATGGCGGCGCCTCCTGATCAACAGCGCGAGGGCCCCGCCGCTGGCACGGCCGCTGCCCCGCTCGTTGCCCCGGCCACCGGGGCAAGTAAGAGGAAGAGGTGTCAGCTCTGCCCACCCAAGAAGGACTCCAAGACACACACGGTGTGCTGCAGGTGTATGAAATACATCTGCTGTTCACACGCCTACTGTCACACTTGCGCACATTGGGCCTTTAGCCAGGACTGGACAGGGTGA
- the LOC109906459 gene encoding uncharacterized protein LOC109906459: MIIYWTIFLFYANLGCALNKDVIQPDPVIVTQLGQSVSLTCFCRSNLMVRVSWFKQTVGQKPLLMASSYYRTKNHFYSNNFNKDFTETKHLSVKRGVDSCNLSISKTESGDSATYYCGVMEEGELKFAEGTSLIVKGSESNSISVLQQPVSESVQPGDSVTLNCTIHTETCAGEHSVYWFRHGSGKFHPGIIYNNGDRRDQCEKSPEAGSPTQSCVYNLPKRNLSLSDAGTYYCAVASCGEILFGKGTKLEMDYGCKKEHVLLVYCGVALALCVIIIIVLACVMYKSTKKTFLLCGGTHPQPSGLTVPSSHDQDQEDDDTLMSVHYAALNIIHKKPKTQRQRSAMERDTEYSGLYPVSDLCGNLTAPNGFSTQLNSSQTPEMTISPHHTLSSDTSVHPNHKYPCH; this comes from the exons ATGATTATATATTGGACAATCTTTTTGTTTTACGCCAATTTGG GTTGTGCACTTAACAAGGATGTAATCCAACCAGACCCTGTGATAGTTACACAACTGGGACAAAGTGTATCTCTCACTTGCTTTTGTCGATCTAATTTGATGGTCAGGGTCTCTTGGTTCAAGCAAACTGTTGGACAGAAGCCTCTTCTTATGGCATCATCATATTATCGCACTAAAAATCATTTTTATTCCAACAACTTTAACAAAGACTTTACTGAGACTAAACATCTGAGTGTGAAGAGAGGAGTTGACAGCTGTAACCTGAGCATCTCCAAGACAGAGTCAGGTGACTCAGCTACATACTACTGTGGTGTTATGGAAGAGGGCGAACTCAAATTTGCAGAAGGAACTTCTTTAATTGTCAAAG GTTCAGAGTCCAACAGCATATCTGTGCTCCAGCAGCCTGTGTCTGAGTCAGTTCAGCCAGGAGACTCTGTGACTCTGAACTGTACAATACACACTGAGACCTGTGCAGGAGAACACAGTGTCTATTGGTTCAGACATGGCTCAGGAAAATTCCATCCAGGAATAATTTACAACAATGGAGACAGGAGAGATCAGTGTGAGAAGAGCCCAGAGGCTGGGTCTCCTACACAGAGCTGTGTCTACAACCTCCCCAAGAGAAATCTCAGCCTCTCTGATGCTGGGACTTACTACTGTGCTGTGGCCTCATGTGGGGAGATACTGTTTGGGAAAGGGACCAAGCTGGAAATGGACT ATGGTTGTAAGAAGGAACATGTTCTCTTGGTGTACTGCGGTGTAGCGTTGGCTCTTtgtgtcatcatcatcattgtcCTTGCTTGTGTTATGTATAAGAGTACCAAGAAAACCTTTCTGCTGTGCGGAG GAACACATCCTCAGCCAAGTGGTCTGACAGTCCCCAGTTCTCATGACCAG GATCAAGAAGATGATGACACACTCATGTCGGTCCATTACGCTGCTCTGAATATCATCCACAAGAAGCCAAAGACCCAGAGACAGAGGAGCGCCATGGAGAGAGACACGGAATACTCTGGG CTGTATCCTGTATCAGATCTCTGTGGTAATCTGACGGCCCCAAATGGATTTTCCACTCAGCTTAACTCATCGCAAACCCCAGAAATGACCATCAGTCCTCACCACACACTGTCTTCAGACACCTCAGTGCATCCAAACCACAAATATCCATGTCACTAA
- the LOC109906461 gene encoding uncharacterized protein LOC109906461, which translates to MTTLKMITLCLIFPLLVEMVDVLAGTESSSIRQESGFISANVGDTVVLHCFQESDMAVLFSWYKQTLGDKLQLFSTVNKFERNATFYHEFKDNPRFSVENGQEKNHLRISDMQLSDSGTYYCGSSYSNKMEFGEGAILIVKVSGSRNMTVLQQSVSESVQPGDSVTLNCTIHTETCAGEYSVYWFRHGSGESHPGIIYTHGDRSDQCEKSPEAGSPTQSCVYNLPKRNLILSDAGTYYCAVASCGQILFGKGTKLDIEGHRADPLLLVYCLGVALALSFILIIALASIMYKMNKRKCRELVSQTRGPTVSQTDAGAEDADSLHYVALNLSNKNNRSRRQRSNMEEETVYSGIRQ; encoded by the exons ATGACAACTTTAAAGATGATCACACTGTGTCTGATATTTCCACTTCTCGTAGAGATGG TTGATGTGCTAGCTGGAACGGAGTCTTCATCCATACGTCAAGAGAGTGGTTTCATATCAGCCAACGTTGGAGACACAGTGGTATTGCATTGCTTTCAAGAAAGTGACATGGCAGTATTGTTCTCTTGGTACAAGCAAACCTTGGGAGATAAACTTCAACTCTTCTCAACTGTCAATAAGTTTGAAAGGAACGCAACATTCTACCATGAATTTAAGGATAACCCTCGCTTCTCGGTGGAAAATGGCCAAGAAAAGAATCACCTAAGGATCTCAGACATGCAACTGTCAGATTCAGGCACTTACTACTGTGGGAGCTCTTATAGCAATAAGATGGAGTTTGGAGAAGGAGCCATTCTCATTGTAAAAG TTTCAGGGTCCAGAAACATGACTGTGCTCCAGCAATCTGTGTCCGAGTCGGTCCAGCCAGGAGACTCTGTGACTCTGAACTGTACAATACACACTGAGACCTGTGCAGGAGAATACAGTGTCTATTGGTTCAGACATGGCTCAGGAGAATCCCATCCAGGAATCATTTACACCCATGGAGACAGGAGTGATCAGTGTGAGAAGAGCCCTGAGGCTGGGTCTCCTACACAGAGCTGTGTCTACAACCTCCCCAAGAGGAACCTCATCCTCTCTGATGCTGGGACTTACTACTGTGCTGTGGCCTCATGTGGGCAGATACTGTTTGGGAAAGGGACCAAGCTGGACATTGAGG GCCATAGAGCAGACCCTCTTCTCTTGGTGTACTGCCTGGGTGTAGCATTGGCTCTTTCGTTCATCCTGATCATTGCACTTGCTAGCATCATGTACAAGATGAACAAGAGAAAGTGCAGAG AACTGGTCTCTCAGACAAGAGGTCCTACAGTTTCCCAGACAGACGCAGGG GCCGAAGATGCAGACAGTCTCCATTATGTAGCTCTGAATCTGAGCAACAAGAACAACAGGTCTAGAAGACAGAGAAGCAACATGGAGGAAGAGACGGTGTACTCTGGGATCAGACAGTAG